The Colletotrichum higginsianum IMI 349063 chromosome 2, whole genome shotgun sequence genome has a segment encoding these proteins:
- a CDS encoding Uricase translates to MSYLASARYGKDNVRVYKVERDGATQTVTEMTVCCLLEGDIDTSYTAADNSVVVATDSIKNTIYIKAKENPVNPPELFASILGAHFLDTYAHIHTANIKIVQHRWTRMTIDGKPHPHSFFRDGEETRNVEARVSRHEGIALASAIQKLTVLKSTGSAFHGFVRDEYTTLPETWDRILSTDVDAGWTWKFSDLAAVRAAVPRFDPAWQAARDITMKTFAEDESASVQNTMYKMCEQILAAVPEVLTATYSLPNKHYFEVDLSWHKGLKNTGKDAEVYAPQSGPNGLIKCEVGRKPETAKL, encoded by the coding sequence ATGTCTTACCTCGCCTCCGCCCGCTACGGCAAGGACAATGTCCGCGTCTACAAGGTCGAGCGCGACGGCGCCACCCAGACCGTCACTGAAATGACCGTCTGCTGcctgctcgagggcgacatCGACACGTCGTACACAGCCGCCGACaacagcgtcgtcgtcgccactgACTCCATCAAGAACACCATCTacatcaaggccaaggagaaccCCGTCAACCCTCCCGAGCTCTTCGCCTccatcctcggcgcccaCTTCCTCGACACCTACGCCCACATCCACACTGCCAACATCAAGATCGTCCAGCACCGCTGGACCCGCATGACCATCGACGGCAAGCCGCACCCTCACTCATTCttccgcgacggcgaggagacTCGCAATGTCGAGGCTCGCGTCTCCCGCCATGAAGGCATAGCTCTCGCCAGCGCCATCCAGAAGCTCACCGTCCTCAAGTCCACCGGCTCCGCCTTCCACGGCTTTGTCCGCGACGAGTACACCACCCTTCCCGAGACCTGGGACCGCATACTTTccaccgacgtcgacgccggctgGACCTGGAAGTTTTCGGACCTTGCCGCCGTGAGGGCCGCCGTGCCCCGCTTCGACCCGGCGTGGCAGGCAGCCCGCGACATTACTATGAAGACCTTTGCCGAGGATGAGAGCGCCAGCGTGCAGAACACAATGTACAAGATGTGCGAGCagatcctcgccgccgtccccgagGTCCTGACCGCCACCTACTCCCTTCCCAACAAGCACTACTTTGAGGTTGACCTCAGCTGGCACAAGGGACTCAAGAACACGGGCAAGGACGCAGAGGTCTACGCCCCACAGTCCGGGCCCAACGGTCTCATCAAGTGCGAGGTCGGGCGCAAGCCCGAGACGGCCAAGTTGTGA
- a CDS encoding AAR2 protein, with amino-acid sequence MTSGASIDAPIRPALLKNSGLPKSDSSVSTTALSCKSIRVTGAHPLGSLHVHQPADSSLSQEVAMSPNTAPDDDEPPLLGPIDSQDDIATRQPLPQHGHSLNGGDIVLIMDLPAHFTVGYDSVSFTAREFVGVRDIPPGPHFFWVSETEASTTRCGFWVISSATEKIHVMQWDKFNEVVGEPASQVEARFQKDKIQDIYPKLAPYQFRALNATIKSVASGSSSPEPEFARNTNIWQQLTNAISAPLLSRITARKAGNWAVHTSDRVRGALMLPAEVELEKRIPSVVASTELKFTFSQGAKTYDAESVGAARTEQAVDATAYLMSTAISDDDIVGELQFAFIVGMHLGNEACIQQWWHMLVSVVLKAYTLPLRRPELARFLLQTITAQLVYNERYLDGSVLDYGPSYSRDLRMALIVYKRRLNEVLLTLNSLATPEQAAVGQAFSELETWVWKFGWDIRSDYLRKGKTMLEDGEEVELEMDDLEAEDERGEFAATVVELDESGKQKDLVSWD; translated from the coding sequence ATGACCTCCGGCGCCTCCATCGACGCCCCCATCCGGCCCGCCCTTCTCAAAAACTCGGGCCTGCCAAAGTCCGACTCGTCCGTCTCCACCACGGCTTTATCTTGCAAATCCATCCGCGTCACCGGCGCCCATCCACTCGGCTCCCTGCACGTTCACCAACCCGCCGACTCGTCTCTGTCGCAAGAAGTCGCCATGAGCCCAAACACAgcccccgacgacgacgaacccCCGCTTCTGGGACCCATCGACTCTCAAGATGATATCGCGACCCGGCAGCCGTTGCCCCAGCATGGCCACTCCCTAAACGGCGGAGACATCGTACTGATCATGGACCTGCCTGCTCATTTCACTGTGGGCTACGATTCCGTCTCCTTCACCGCCCGCGAGTTTGTCGGCGTCAGAGACATCCCTCCCGGTCCGCACTTCTTCTGGGTGTCGGAGACGGAGGCCAGCACAACGCGGTGCGGCTTCTGGGTCATCAGCTCGGCCACAGAAAAAATCCACGTCATGCAATGGGACAAATTCAACGAGGTTGTCGGCGAGCCAGCTAGCCAAGTCGAGGCCCGCTTCCAAAAGGATAAGATCCAAGACATCTATCCCAAGCTGGCGCCTTATCAGTTCCGCGCCCTCAACGCCACCATCAAGTCGGTGGCCTCCGGTTCCTCGAGCCCCGAGCCCGAGTTCGCAAGGAACACCAACATCTGGCAGCAGCTCACGAACGCCATCTCGGCCCCACTTCTGAGCAGAATTACCGCCCGCAAGGCCGGCAACTGGGCTGTGCACACGTCGGACCGTGTGAGGGGTGCCCTAATGCTtcccgccgaggtcgagctcgagaaAAGGATACCCAGTGTTGTCGCAAGCACGGAGTTGAAATTTACCTTCAGCCAGGGCGCAAAAACGTACGATGCGGAAAGTGTCGGCGCCGCACGCACCGAGCAGGCAGTCGATGCGACGGCTTATTTGATGTCCACGGCTATCAGTGACGACGACATCGTTGGGGAGCTGCAGTTTGCTTTCATCGTCGGCATGCATCTTGGTAATGAAGCCTGCATCCAGCAGTGGTGGCACATGCTGGTTTCGGTCGTCCTGAAGGCCTACACCCTGCCCCTCCGGCGTCCCGAATTGGCCCGCTTCCTCCTGCAGACAATCACAGCCCAGCTTGTGTACAACGAACGCTACCTTGATGGTTCCGTACTCGACTACGGCCCGTCATACTCTCGCGATCTCCGCATGGCCCTCATCGTCTACAAGCGACGCCTCAACGAAGTGCTCCTGACACTTAACTCACTGGCCACTCCCGAGCAGGCTGCTGTTGGCCAGGCCTTTTCCGAGCTCGAGACGTGGGTCTGGAAGTTTGGATGGGACATCAGAAGCGACTATCTTCGAAAGGGCAAGACGATGcttgaggacggcgaggaggttgAGCTCGAGATGGACGACCTCGAAGCTGAAGATGAGCGTGGCGAGTTTGCCGCCACGGTGGTCGAGCTGGATGAGAGCGGAAAGCAGAAGGATCTTGTCTCGTGGGATTAG
- a CDS encoding Transcriptional regulator: MFLVPTQHQFVDNRASLLSSGSPQLGGSRPEAAAISSLLTSISTSMERSATEYSQSGLPSPYPSNCGDTRSEGSSADHASAAQYATQQEVRPSNYSTSATPTSEYSVYPPSARSGSFPEHIQRSYHPASNHNGSSGGMAQQASSPSLSQQDGRNHQVPMPKSDHDVPIDPSIAAPSPTYAYGQHSPYGPPPGDMSHSYQHPAYAQPRPDWTGYGQHSAGPLTPASHVFPPTPSSAPPQGRPNQFGNQVYSFVPIPGAQQHKRPRRRYEEIERMYKCGWNGCEKAYGTLNHLNAHVTMQSHGQKRTPEEFKEIRKEWKQRKKEEEAQRKAEDERQRQAAAAAAAAAQNGSGDPQSAADGTSSASAYASGRQVQLPPIGYQPSQYPAPPSAGGVAQQQLPEYNGSHMYSTNYQPQSPYGQPNQSMYSSHNGAQTSSH, from the exons ATGTTCTTGGTCCCAACGCAACACCAGTTCGTTGACAACCGCGCATCACTACTCTCTTCAGGCTCGCCACAGCTTGGAGGTTCCCGCCCCGAAGCCGCTGCCATCAGCTCGCTTCTCACCTCAATCAGCACCTCTATGGAACGCAGTGCTACCGAGTACTCGCAGTCAGGTTTGCCTTCGCCTTACCCAAGCAACTGCGGCGACACCCGTTCTGAAGGTTCATCTGCAGATCACGCATCTGCTGCGCAATACGCGACTCAGCAGGAGGTCCGCCCTAGCAACTATTCCACCTCGGCGACTCCCACCTCCGAGTACAGCGTCTACCCGCCGTCTGCGCGATCAGGATCCTTCCCTGAACACATTCAGCGATCATACCACCCGGCTAGCAACCATAACGGAAGCAGCGGAGGCATGGCGCAACAAGCAAGCAGTCCGTCTTTGTCCCAGCAGGATGGACGTAACCATCAGGTCCCGATGCCCAAGTCTGACCACGATGTACCCATAGATCCGTCGATAGCGGCGCCGAGTCCTACCTACGCGTACGGGCAACATTCTCCCTACGGTCCTCCTCCGGGCGACATGTCGCACTCCTATCAGCATCCCGCATACGCGCAACCCCGACCCGACTGGACCGGCTATGGTCAACACAGCGCCGGTCCTTTGACTCCCGCCAGTCATGTCTTTCCCCCGACCCCGAGTTCCGCTCCTCCTCAGGGTCGTCCTAACCAG TTTGGCAATCAGGTTTACTCTTTCGTTCCGATTCCCGGTGCTCAACAGCACAAGCGACCCCGCCGACGATACGAGGAAATTGAACGCATGTACAAGTGTGGTTGGAACGGCTGTGAGAAGGCCTACGGCACGCTGAACCATCTCAACGCACATGTCACTATGCAGTCTCACGGACAGAAGAGAACGCCAGAAG AGTTCAAGGAGATCCGCAAAGAGTGGAAGCAACgcaagaaggaagaggaagcgCAGCGAAAGGCGGAAGATGAACGCCAGCGCcaggctgctgccgccgccgccgccgccgctcagAACGGCTCGGGCGACCCTCAGTCCGCAGCCGACGGCacatcgtcggcgtccgcATACGCCAGCGGTCGCCAAGTTCAGCTGCCCCCAATTGGCTACCAGCCTTCGCAGTACCCGGCCCCTCCGTCTGCTGGAGGTGTAGCTCAGCAACAACTCCCGGAGTACAACGGCTCTCACATGTACTCGACCAACTACCAGCCCCAGTCCCCCTATGGCCAGCCTAATCAGAGCATGTACAGCTCAC ATAACGGCGCTCAGACGTCTAGCCACTGA
- a CDS encoding Cytosolic regulator pianissimo: protein MLGASSQSQKALSPQQSASSVNTLNPRPSFEREASAGGLQPPSASANASRSLGASGVSFGPRGSSLNPSIAPGSFSSELRSQMMPSRSGSRGDIYSIDKVDEEDSATAAEQTLAALREQLNREMKIKDGSENMLEALNAKKAKQTKEQRAKVEAELNASNQRIKILRQKIADASRFKPTPTTPTRQRTNDALYSSANNGLRSPPSASRSGAGSDNEEAAEQSPTFLLAELLQALEQEGMPPEYYVSRGNSLVDLFRRHPTLKYDLVWSVFGLRMQVMLLSEAREVVAAGYRMIRYAISDVASLKKIRSLNTDIIVVTSLIKDRKADLEREQALKFVRAFLDVKDGVKELSRAVVRTVAAVAEQAEDRLRSICLETLAEIMLRDPALAVASGGLAPLSEALIEGTYKSPESLTTSYMHVLDSPQKRVYLRSGYDLEVLFTAFTDIVLANETLLKQNAKAITKILKSWPGLMILTMHESRALKSLLTSMVLPQPTIRETVIDLVYLLLRIKSPSWASSFLAGRRLTTYGRVASLKSIPNQTSSATLSPMEEDSGEQNFMDHYTALLLATFVKAGLLENLLQVARTSEPQLSRKTCLLIGEVLKLSSRLLPSSWSNDLPLLPELFAAATQFKDDNRFIASGIVYQISSVSRTLYRSSPSVATAGTLPSNDSMGNLADMHRKSNAGTVVQEGAIRQLLVESNVLNSSNYLKWNWDVISRIIEGPLQDGKRLDEVNRVSKFMNRIMSFYRPFKHRFSDLSSNKNTQKYVRVGCALMHTLLQSHEGVDYLQDHKMLRQIAECLAQCDPSSGLTSTDPMFSPGRLQSTLCAGYFPMLGVLSGDPRGLELLQRWRMFNMMYHILGHKQRPDLIKLLLSNFDYSIPGHPRVLIEQALTSGTREIRITATNALRKYATRPFDASQSSHGKVDWKWAIEKLCDQLYDPEVEVCRTAVKILEKACNKKAYLEYVVQCRPTMDHLGEIGAPLLLRFLSSSIGYHYLDGVDYISNEMDDWFLGRNDSYVGVIETSLAKAFLENPEEHQNRMNMVDEAQAEAEPENHIPPHFYRELARTQEGCKLLSDKGHFAEFASTIKEYGMQSEDPELLLKVKASMWAVGNVGSMELGAPFIESCDVVEDIVKIAEEHEVMSLRGTAFFVLGLISRSAHGLEILSECGWDANLSPRGESLGFCIPNNLSRFFSFKPWDHAIASKITLPDSQKTFLTPPPATVARPPLEKEELPAFTNELATNQRILDLVVDLGNMVLYKRAMGELMQIRQHKVPGFRCPKMFKRVMTMLEYNHYRLPIRRMVLEMFDKSVLRRIVFGEDSDSGSDENEDDGVNDSSSGDENRTERQRSISDPSELGKDTPTRAERSNSQSSADTESSAGTAMVQGRVLVIAGSDSSGGAGLEADQKVIAAHGCYAMTATTALTAQDTTGVHDIHHVPQEFLVKQIDACVGDIGVDVVKTGMLASPTTIGTVVEALKRHKIPRVVVDPVMIATSGAELLPREAVAELLDGLLRLTTVLTPNIPEAKLILEDSGYKSIEVKSVRDLDEMARSVQALGPEWVLVKGGHAPFKADFTVAETEEEKAIVVDVLYGQGEFLHIQSPYQSSTNTHGTGCSLASAIASNLAKGLSVPEAARSACRYIEAAIKTAPGFGKGHGPLNHFHSVQTLPFAPGRFIEYMLARTDVKDVWKTFVYHPFVMAMGDGTLPMDSFKKYLIQDYLYLVHFARANALASYKAKNIADIAAGATIVSHITREMSLHIDYCKDFGITVPEIEATEEHQACTAYTRYVLDVGMSEDWIALQMALAPCLLGYGAVAKQLHGDAKTKRDDNTYWKWIENYVADDYVGAVKTGSGAWCFDSGLTKRRVADQRTELIERHAVLQSPSSIERLVKIFIHGTKMEIGFWEMFPSR from the exons ATGCTGGGCGCCTCCAGCCAGTCTCAAAAGGCACTGTCGCCTCAGCAGTCTGCATCGAGCGTCAACACCCTCAACCCACGACCGAGTTTCGAGCGCGAAGCGAGCGCGGGCGGCCTCCAGCcgccctctgcctctgccaatgcatcaagaagcctggGCGCGTCGGGCGTCAGCTTCGGCCCGCGAGGCTCCTCGCTCAACCCCTCCATCGCGCCCGGGAGCTTCAGTTCTGAGCTGCGCAGCCAGATGATGCCATCTCGTTCTGGCTCCCGGGGCGATATCTACAGCATCGATaaggtcgacgaggaagattCCGCCACGGCTGCCGAGCAGACACTTGCAGCTCTCAGAGAACAGCTGAATCGGGAGATGAAAATCAAGGATGGGAGCGAAAACATGTTGGAAGCTTTGAatgcgaagaaggcgaagcAGACAAAAGAGCaaagggccaaggtcgaaGCCGAGCTCAACGCGTCCAATCAGCGGATCAAGATTCTGCGGCAGAAGATTGCAGACGCTTCGAGGTTCaagccgacgccgacgactccAACGAGACAGAGGACCAACGATGCGCTGTATTCTTCCGCCAACAATGGACTGCGCTCTCCGCCCAGTGCCTCTCGCAGTGGTGCTGGGTCCGAcaacgaggaggcggccgagcaATCGCCCACCTTTCTTCTAGCCGAGTTGCTTCAGGCCCTAGAGCAGGAGGGTATGCCTCCAGAATACTATGTCAGCCGGGGCAACAGCCTAGTCGACTTGTTCAGACGACACCCCACCCTCAAGTATGACCTGGTATGGTCTGTCTTTGGTCTGCGTATGCAGGTCATGCTCCTCAGCGAGGCCAGAGAAGTAGTAGCCGCTGGCTACCGCATGATCCGATATGCCATCTCAGATGTGGCCTCCCTAAAAAAGATCCGCAGCTTGAATACTGACATCATTGTTGTGAC ATCTTTGATCAAAGACCGCAAGGCTGATCTGGAGCGCGAGCAGGCTCTGAAGTTTGTCAGAGCCTTCTTGGATGTAAAAGACGGAGTCAAAGAATTGTCGCGCGCCGTGGTTCGAACTgtggctgctgttgctgagcAGGCTGAAGACCGCCTGCGGTCCATCTGCCTGGAGACGCTTGCTGAGATCATGCTTCGTGACCCTGCCCTAGCAGTCGCATCTGGTGGCCTGGCACCACTCTCTGAGGCCTTGATCGAAGGTACCTACAAGTCGCCAGAGTCACTCACAACATCTTACATGCATGTTTTGGACAGTCCGCAGAAGAGGGTTTACCTGCGCTCTGGTTATGATCTGGAGGTCCTCTTCACAGCGTTCACAGACATTGTCTTGGCCAACGAGACTTTGTTGAAACAAAATGCCAAGGCCATCACCAAGATTCTCAAGAGCTGGCCTGGTCTGATGATACTGACAATGCACGAATCCCGCGCTCTCAAGTCGCTGCTGACCAGCATGGTACTTCCCCAGCCCACCATCCGAGAAACCGTCATCGATCTCGTCTACCTACTCCTTCGGATCAAATCTCCTTCGTGGGCTTCCTCATTTCTTGCTGGCCGCCGCTTGACGACGTACGGACGGGTTGCTAGCCTCAAGTCCATCCCGAACCAGACTTCATCAGCGACGTTGTCCCCCATGGAAGAAGATAGCGGAGAGCAGAACTTCATGGACCACTACACCGCCCTTCTTCTGGCAACATTCGTCAAGGCCGGGCTTCTGGAAAACCTCCTCCAGGTCGCACGGACCAGCGAGCCGCAGTTGTCAAGGAAGACATGCCTCCTTATCGGAGAGGTGCTGAAGCTTTCAAGCAGGCTCCTTCCCTCATCATGGAGCAACGATCTCCCTCTGCTTCCAGAAttgttcgccgccgccacccagTTCAAAGACGACAACCGATTCATTGCCTCCGGTATAGTTTATCAGATTAGCTCGGTGAGCAGGACACTGTACAGGAGCTCGCCGTCTGTTGCCACAGCTGGAACCCTGCCGTCCAATGACAGCATGGGCAATCTCGCGGACATGCATCGCAAAAGCAACGCCGGGACTGTGGTTCAAGAGGGCGCAATCCGACAGCTCCTGGTTGAGTCTAACGTCTTGAACAGCTCCAACTATTTGAAGTGGAACTGGGACGTCATTTCGCGAATAATCGAAGGGCCGCTTCAAGATGGAAAGCGGCTGGACGAGGTCAACAGAGTGTCCAAATTCATGAACAGGATCATGAGCTTCTACCGGCCTTTTAAGCACAGGTTCTCTGATCTCTCGAGCAACAAAAACACGCAAAAGTACGTCAGGGTAGGATGTGCTTTGATGCATACTCTCCTACAGTCCCACGAGGGTGTCGACTACTTGCAGGATCATAAGATGTTGCGGCAGATAGCCGAGTGTCTAGCTCAATGCGACCCG AGCAGCGGGCTGACGTCGACGGACCCTATGTTCTCTCCTGGTCGCCTGCAAAGCACGCTTTGCGCTGGCTACTTCCCCATGCTCGGCGTCCTCAGCGGTGACCCCAGGGGcttggagcttctgcagcgTTGGAGAATGTTCAACATGATGTATCATATCCTCGGCCACAAGCAGCGCCCCGACCTGATCAAGCTGCTGCTCTCCAACTTCGACTACAGCATCCCAGGCCACCCGCGGGTGCTTATAGAGCAAGCATTGACTTCTGGTACGAGAGAGATTCGCATCACGGCGACGAACGCTCTGCGAAAGTATGCGACTCGGCCTTTCGATGCGTCACAATCTTCCCACGGAAAGGTTGACTGGAAGTGGGCAATCGAAAAGCTGTGTGACCAGCTGTACGACCCCGAGGTAGAGGTCTGCCGCACCGCGGTTAAGATCCTCGAGAAGGCATGCAACAAGAAGGCATACCTGGAATACGTTGTCCAGTGCCGTCCAACAATGGACCACTTGGGAGAAATCGGCGCCCCTCTCCTCCTGCGGTTCCTGTCTTCTTCCATCGGCTACCACTacctcgatggcgtcgattATATCAGCAACGAAATGGACGACTGGTTCCTCGGCCGGAACGACTCGTACGTTGGAGTGATCGAGACCAGCTTGGCCAAGGCGTTCCTCGAGAATCCGGAGGAGCATCAGAACCGCATGAACATGGTGGACGAGGCTCAAGCGGAGGCGGAGCCAGAGAATCACATTCCGCCGCACTTCTATCGCGAGCTCGCACGCACCCAAGAAGGCTGCAAGCTACTCAGCGACAAGGGACACTTCGCCGAGTTTGCCAGCACCATCAAAGAGTATGGGATGCAGTCGGAAGATCCAGAGCTCTTGTTGAAAGTCAAGGCGTCAATGTGGGCCGTTGGCAATGTCGGATCGATGGAGCTCGGTGCCCCTTTTATCGAATCATGCGACGTTGTGGAGGACATTGTGAAGATTGCCGAAGAGCACGAGGTCATGAGTCTGCGCGGCACCGCTTTCTTCGTGCTTGGACTGATCTCTAGATCCGCTCACGGCCTGGAGATCCTTTCAGAGTGCGGATGGGACGCAAATCTTTCGCCCAGGGGAGAGTCCTTGGGCTTCTGCATCCCTAACAACCTGTCCAGGTTCTTCTCGTTCAAGCCCTGGGATCACGCCATCGCCTCCAAGATCACGTTGCCAGACTCGCAGAAGACGTTTCTGactccgccgccagccacGGTAGCGCGTCCGCCTTTGGAGAAGGAAGAGCTGCCGGCCTTCACCAACGAACTAGCCACCAACCAACGAATCCTCGATCTTGTCGTTGATCTCGGTAACATGGTGTTGTACAAACGCGCCATGGGCGAGCTGATGCAGATCAGGCAGCACAAGGTGCCGGGTTTCAGATGCCCAAAGATGTTCAAGCGCGTCATGACGATGCTCGAATACAACCACTACCGTTTACCTATCAGACGAATGGTACTAGAGATGTTCGACAAGAGCGTCCTCCGGCGGATTGTCTTTGGCGAAGACAGCGACAGTGGGTCTGATgagaacgaggacgacggagTCAATGATTCATCATCTGGCGACGAGAACCGAACAGAGAGGCAGAGGAGCATTTCGGATCCTTCAGAGCTAGGAAAGGACACCCCGACGAGGGCGGAGCGGTCGAACAGCCAAAGCTCGGCAGACACGGAGAGctcggcggggacggc TATGGTTCAGGGACGGGTTCTCGTTATTGCCGGCTCTGACAGCTCGGGGGGGGC CGGTCTAGAGGCAGACCAAAAGGTGATCGCGGCTCACGGCTGCTATGCCATGACCGCCACGACGGCCCTGACGGCACAGGACACTACCGGCGTGCACGACATTCACCATGTGCCACAGGAGTTCTTGGTTAAACAGATTGACGCCTGCGTCGGCGACATTGGCGTCGATGTTGTCAAAACCG GTATGCTGGCTTCTCCTACAACGATAGGTACAGTAGTCGAGGCTCTCAAGAGGCACAAAATCCCCAGGGTGGTCGTAGACCCG GTCATGATCGCAACTAGCGGTGCGGAGCTTCTTCCCCGCGaagccgtcgccgagctgctggaCGGTCTCCTAAGGCTCACAACCGTCCTCACGCCCAACATCCCCGAGGCGAAGCTCATCCTTGAAGACTCGGGTTACAAGTCCATCGAGGTGAAGAGCGTCAgggacctcgacgagatggcAAGGTCCGTCCAGGCGCTCGGTCCCGAGTGGGTGCTCGTCAAGGGCGGACATGCGCCGTTTAAGGCAGACTTCACTGTGGCtgagacggaggaggagaaggctATCGTTGTTGACGTGCTCTACGGACAGGGAGAGTTCTTGCATATCCAGAGCCCTTATCAGAGTTCCACGAACACGCACGGAACAGGCTGCTCGCTCGCTT CTGCCATCGCGTCGAACCTCGCCAAAGGTCTCAGTGTACCTGAAGCAGCTAGATCAGCTTGTCGATACATCGAGGCTGCGATCAAAACCGCTCCAGGCTTCGGCAAGGGACATGGACCGTTGAACCACTTCCATTCGGTTCAGACACTTCCATTTGCGCC GGGACGGTTCATTGAGTATATGCTCGCACGAACCGATGTCAAAGATGTGTGGAAAACGTTCGTTTACCACCCCTTCGTCATGGCCATGGGCGATGGCACGCTGCCTATGGATTCCTTCAAAAAATACCTCATCCAAGACTACCTCTACCTC GTCCATTTTGCCAGAGCTAATGCCCTGGCGTCGTACAAGGCCAAGAACATTGCGGACATTGCAGCT GGCGCTACCATCGTCAGTCACATCACTCGTGAGATGAGCTTGCACATCGACTACTGCAAAGATTTCGGCATCACCGTGCCTGAGATTGAGGCAACCGAAGAGCATCAAG CCTGCACGGCGTACACACGTTACGTTCTCGACGTGGGAATGAGCGAGGACTGGATCGCCCTGCAAATGGCGCTGGCCCCTTGTCTTCTCGGATACGGCGCCGTGGCCAAGCAGCTTCACGGCGATGCCAAGACCAAACGCGACGACAACACGTACTGGAAGTGGATAGAGAACTACGTTGCTGATGACTACGTTGGGGCCGTCAAGACCGGATCAGGTGCGTGGTGCTTCGACAGCGGTTTGACGAAGCGCAGAGTTGCTGACCAGAGGACAGAGTTGATCGAGAGGCATGCCGTCTTGCAGTCCCCGTCGAGTATCGAGCGGCTGGTCAAGATTTTCATTCATGGAACCAAG ATGGAAATTGGCTTCTGGGAGATGTTTCCTTCCCGATGA
- a CDS encoding DEAD/DEAH box helicase has protein sequence MSYGGGYGGGGRGGGGGYGGGGGGYGGGRDRSDRGGRDGGYGGGGFNGDSNGYGGGGGGYGGGGYGGGGGGDRMNNLGAGLRTQEWDINTMPKFEKSFYKEHDEVANRSPEDVEAFRRKHQIAIAGSDVPKPVETFDEAGFPRYVMDEVKAQGFPAPTAIQSQGWPMALSGRDVVGIAETGSGKTLTYCLPAIVHINAQPLLAPGDGPIVLILAPTRELAVQIQQEISKFGKSSRIRNTCVYGGVPKGPQIRDLSRGVEVCIATPGRLIDMLEAGKTNLRRVTYLVLDEADRMLDMGFEPQIRKIIGQIRPDRQTLMWSATWPKEVRALASDFLTDFIQVNIGSMELAANHRITQVVEVVNESEKRDRMIKHLEKMMDNKENKVLIFVGTKRVADEITRFLRQDGWPALSIHGDKQQNERDWVLDQFKTGKSPIMVATDVASRGIDVRNITHVLNYDYPNNSEDYIHRIGRTGRAGALGTAVTFFTTDNSKQARDLVNVLREAKQEIDPRLAEMTRYGGGGGGGRYGGWGRGRGGGRGGGGGRTFFIPKS, from the exons ATGTCCTACGGCGGCGGATacggtggcggcggtcgcggcggcggtggcggctacggaggaggtggtggtggctaCGGCGGTGGTCGCGATCGCAGTGACAGAGGCGGTCGCGATGGCGGCtacggcggtggtggtttCAACGG TGACAGCAACGGCTacggtggtggcggtggtggttacggtggtggtggttacggcggcggcggcggcggcgaccgcATGAACAACCTTGGCGCCGGCCTTCGCACGCAAGAATGGG ACATCAACACGATGCCCAAGTTCGAGAAGTCTTTCTACAAGGAGCACGATGAGGTCGCCAACCGCAGCcccgaggatgtcgaggccTTCCGCCGCAAGCATCAGATTGCCATTGCTGGCAGCGATGTTCCCAAGCCTGTCGAGACCTTCGACGAGGCTGGATTCCCCAGATATGTCATggacgaggtcaaggcccAGGGCTTCCCCGCTCCCACCGCCATTCAATCCCAGGGTTGGCCTATGGCTCTCTCCGGTCGCGATGTCGTCGGTATTGCCGAGACTGGTTCCGGAAAGACGCTCACCTACTGCCTTCCCGCCATCGTTCACATCAACGCCCAGCCCCTCTTGGCCCCCGGCGATGGTCCCATCGTCCTGATCCTTGCTCCCACCCGTGAGCTCGCGGTCCAGATTCAGCAGGAGATTTCCAAGTTCGGCAAGTCCTCTCGCATTCGCAACACTTGTGTCTACGGTGGTGTCCCCAAGGGCCCCCAGATCCGCGACCTCTCTCGCGGTGTCGAGGTCTGCATTGCAACCCCCGGACGTCTCATCGACATGCTCGAGGCTGGCAAGACCAACCTGCGCAGAGTCACCTACCTGGTTCTCGACGAGGCTGATCGCATGCTGGATATGGGTTTCGAACCCCAAATTCGCAAGATTATCGGCCAGATTCGCCCCGACCGTCAGACCCTCATGTGGTCTGCCACTTGGCCCAAGGAGGTCCGCGCCCTTGCCTCAGACTTCCTCACCGACTTCATCCAGGTCAACATCGGCTCCATGGAGCTGGCTGCCAACCACCGCATCACCCAGGTTGTCGAGGTGGTCAACGAGAGCGAGAAGCGTGATCGCATGATCAAGCAcctcgagaagatgatggacaacaaggagaacaaggttctcatcttcgtcggcaCCAAGCGTGTTGCCGATGAGATCACCCGATTCCTTCGCCAGGACGGATGGCCCGCGCTTT CCATCCACGGTGACAAGCAGCAGAACGAGCGTGACTGGGTTCTGGACCAGTTCAAGACGGGCAAGAGCCCTATCATGGTCGCTACCGACGTCGCGTCGCGTGGTATTG ATGTTCGCAACATTACTCACGTGCTGAACTACGACTACCCCAACAACTCGGAGGACTACATCCACCGTATCGGCCGTACCGGTCGTGCTGGTGCCTTGGGTACCGCCGTTACCTTCTTCACCACTGACA ACTCCAAGCAGGCTCGCGACCTCGTCAACGTCCTCAGGGAAGCCAAGCAGGAGATTGACCCTCGTCTCGCTGAGATGACCCGctacggcggcggtggtggtggtggtcgctacggcggctggggccgtggccgcggtggtggccgtggcggtggcggtggtcGTACGTTCTTCATCCCAAAGTCTTAG